DNA sequence from the Candidatus Eisenbacteria bacterium genome:
CCCTTGCTTGCAATTTTCCGCTCTCTTGTGCTTCTTTTCATTAGAGGCTCCCTTCGTTTTTAAAACGATTTCTGGTTGACTGTGGAATCTTTCCACAGGGGAGCCTCTACTTCAATTTTCAACTAAATTCAGGATATCCTCCGAAGAGTTACTTGACCTTTCTATCAAAGACTTCAGAATCCTTAACTATCATGATTGTGAATCATCAGTCCGCTCCCATTGAACTAAAGCGCCTTGCCGGATTTCTGCGAGGACCGCTGCTCCTTGTCATCTTGGCGGCCTTTTTGTTTTACAACCCATCCGCTGCCGATACCGCGAATCCTGACAGTGAAAGCGCCGGAGCCCAAATTCTCTTCCAGCGTCATACCGCGATCATGGCCACGATCGATTCTTTGAGAGATGCGAGTCTTCCAGAACAGGCCCTGGCCTTGGCGGCGACCCAAGTGACGACCGCCAGAGCCGAGCGGGACTCATCCTTTCTCCTACAACTGATGATGCGGCAGGGAAGCATTTGGTCCGGGTTTGGACAAGTCCGCCAAGCAGAAGGCACCCTGCGTGAAGCGCTCCAGCTTGCGGAAGCTCAACAGGACTCCGCAGCGCTCTGCTTCGTGCTCCGATGGCTGAGCGTCGCCGTTTCCGGCCAGGGTCGGGGTTCCGAGGCGTATGAAATGTGTCAGCGTCTCCTCAGCCTTGCACGCGAACAAGACAGTCCAATGTATGAGGGCTGGGCCTTGGTCGGTTTGGGATGGCAAACGCTGTCAGCGGGAAAGGCCGCCGAGGCGACTGAGCTGTATCGCCAGGCCATTCACGCATTGCGCCGTGAAAACATCGCCGACGGATTGGCCTGGGCCTTGAACGGCATGGGAATCGCTCTTGGGCGCCTCGGCGCCTACGATCAAGCGCTGGTCCACTTCCGCCAGGCTGCGGCCGCCGCGGAGAATATCGAAATTGAAAACTCGCGGCGGTTTGTTTTGGGCATTGTGCTGAACAACCTTGCGACCCTCGAATTCAATTTCGGCGACCCGAGTGTCGCCGCCGGGCATTTTCGAGAGGCGCATGAGCTTCACATTTCCGAGGGAAATCAGCGTGCCGCGATGATGCCGGGACTTAACGCGGCCATGTGCCTTACACAAATCGGTCGCCGTACTGAAGCCATTGAAGCGATGGAGAGCTTAGCGGAGATCTGCCGGAGGGAAGGATACCTGGATCTTCTTGGCAGCATCTTGAATAAGCTGGCTCCGATCTATCGTTTGCAGGGCCGGAATTCTGACGCTGCCAAGGTTTGCCGGCAGTCAATGTCATTGGGAGATGCGCTGCCGACGCATACTCAGGCGGAGGCGCATATCTTCTTGGCTCAAACCTTAAGCATGTCGGATAGCTGCGAGGCGGCCCTGGCGGTGCTGGATAAGGGCGCGCATCTGCTGGAGTCGGCGCCGGATGCGCAATTCAATCTGAGGCTGAGGTCCGAGCGCGGCTGCGTTCTCAGGAGGTCAGGCCGCAACAGAGCCGCTCTCCCCTATCTTCTAAGTGTGGCGGGAGAAGAAGGAAAACAGGGCCTATCACGCCTCAGGCTCGAGGCCTTGGTCACGGCGGCGCTGGCTTACCAGGCGCTCGGCAAACCGGACAGCGCGCTGGTGCTGCTGGAGCAAGCGGCCGCGGATTGGGAATCCGACCGTGGCGTGCCGCTGGATCCAAAGTGGCGCGAGCAACGCGGCGCCTGGAGTCGAATGCTCTACACCGATCTCGCCGATCTCCTTCTGGATGATGGAAGCGGCCTTCCAAAGATTGAACAAGCACGCCGGGCGTTCGACCGATTGCAATGCTTTAAAGCGAGAACGCTCATGGAGAGGGTCCACGGTCCGGGCTCGCCACAAATGATCCCGCCCGCGAATGCGCCGATGGAAATCACGACTCTGGATCTCTTGCAGACAGAAGGCCTGCGACCGGGAGAACTTCTGCTGGATCCATTCTTAGGGCCTGACTCATCGATTCTCTTCGCGGTCACGTGCGGAGAATGCCGTGCCGTCAGGCTTCCTTCCGAAGAAATTCTGGCGCCCAAACTGCACCTGTATCGCTGCATGATCGAGGATCCTCCTTCCTCCGCCAACCTGATCGACCTCCAGCTTCTCAATGACGTCGGCAAGACGCTTGGGCAGCAGCTGTTCGGTGAGGTGGCTGATCTCCTCGACGCTTGCGATAGGATCATGATCGCGCCGGATGGGATTCTGAATCTGCTGCCGCTGGCTGAACTTCTCCCCGCTTCACAAAAGGGCGTACCGGCGCCGGCGCGACTGAAGGAAGTCGTCCGCGTGCCTTCCGCTTCCTATCTCGTTTGGCTGCGCCGAAAATCCGCCGCGCCGGAGATCGACAGGGAAACGCGCATTCTAGCCATCGCCGCCGCGCGGGGAAAGGACGGGCAGGCATTACCCGGCGCCATCGACGAGGTGCATCAGCTTGCCAAAAGCTTTCACAATGTCGAGGCAATGATTGTTAAAGCGGATAGCTGCCCGGATCTCCTCACTGAAAGGTTGGCCGATTATGATCTACTGCACCTGGCCGCACACACTGACGTGGACGATAACTCTCCATGGCGCTCCGCCATCCAGCTCTCTCCCGGTGCGGAGGAAGGATTCCTTTACGCCGATCGTATAACCACGCTACCGTTGCAGGCGCGTTTAGTCGTGCTCTCCAGCTGCTCCTCCGCGGGCGGACCCATTCTGTCAGGTGAGGGCGTGCTCGGTCTTTGCACGGCTTTTCTGAGCGCCGGTGTGCCGGCCGTCGTGGCCACGCTTTGGGACGTGGACGACAAATCCACGGCTCAGTTTGTGGGGCGATTTTACCGTCATTTGGCGTCCGATGACAACGCGGCCGCGGCTTTGGCGGCAGCGCAGGAAGAGATGCAAGCCAATCCGCGCACGCGGCACCCCTACTTTTGGGCCGGCTTTATCCTGACCGGCGATGGTGATATCCGCGTGAATCTGACACGACGCGTCCATCCGCTGGGGTATCTACTGGGCGCGCTGGCTCTTATAATGATATTCATGATTCTTGCATTCCGGATGTGTTTAACCAAATGAAGAGCATCGATCAATTGAGCGATGATGCGCTCGTTGAGCTTGCTCAGCGCGGCGCCGAAGATCCCGAGGCGCGGCGTGCGGCTGCTGTTCTCTTCGGCCGCTATTCCGGGCGGGTGTACATTTGGGCATTTCGCTATGTCAAGGATCACGATCGCGCCAAGGATTTGGCGCAGGATGTCCTGCTCAATGCCTGGCGTCGACTGCCCACCTATGAGCCAAGATCGCGGTTCTTCGCCTGGCTTTTTACAATCACCCGGAATCGGTGTCTCAATGCGTTGCGGAAGCAGCCGCTGTTGCGCGACGAAGTGATTGAAGTTGACAACTTGGCTGGAGATCAACCGGATCCAGGCGAGAAGTATTCTGAGAAAATCAACGAAGAGGAGATTTACTCTCTCTTGCGGCAAACGCTGGACCCGCAGGAACAAGATGCAATCTATCTGCGCTGCTTCGAGCGGATGCCGGTTGATGAAATATCTAATTTTCTGGGAATCAAGGGTTCCGCCGGCGCCCGCAGCGTTTTGCAGCGCGCGCGCCGAAAACTGCGGGAGGCCATTGACGAGCGGCGCCAACGTGAACGGCGATCGCACGGATTTGACGGCCCTCTGAAGTGAGGTCAGCCATGAAGCGAGATTGTCCTTCTATCGAAGAATTGGGTGAGTGGCTCGAACTCGATCCGCAAGACTCACGCCGGGCCCATATTGAGCAGTGCGCCCGCTGCCGTAATCTCCTCGCTTCCCTGCGCGAATTCCGCGCTCCGAGCCACGTGCCGGCCGATGCCAACGTGCGGGACGCCGAGCAGGACCTCGGGCAAATCCTCACCCGTGAATTGGAGGGGGGCGAACAAAAGAAACAGCCGCTGAAAGGCAGACGGATGTTTTTTCGGCGCCCGGCCATCGGTCTTGCCTTTGCGGCGATGGCTCTCATCGCGGTCGTTCTCTTCCGGCACCAGGCTGAGAGCCCTGGGCCTTACGTGGCCCGCAGCGTTTCCTCGAACGAGAGCCGGCTCCTGGTTCTGCAGCCGCCGACCATGCTGCCGGATGGCCGCACGGTGTTGAAGTGGAATCAGTTGCCGGGAGCGGATTCCTATCGAATCGTTCTTTATGATCTGGATCTAACCGAGCTGGCCCGTTTCCCAGCAAGGGTTGATACCTCTCTGATCCTCTCCCCGGGAGATTGGCCACCGGCGACCCTAGGGAAACCACAACTTCTGTGGCAGGTGCGGGCCATGCGTCAGGGAAATGAATGGATTCAATCGCTGCCGGCGGGGATAAAACGGCCCTAGCCGGCAACCATCCCAAAGTTTGATTTTCTTCATGATCTCCTCTCCCCTGCTGTGTTTCTAAGCATAGAAGCCCGAACCACGGTTCAGACGTGTGGGGGCCAGGCCGCTGAAGCTGCCTTCAGATCGGGAGGCCGACTGCACAGAGATAAAGGAGAATGCCATGAGACTCACCCCGTCGATTCAGATTACCGCCTGCTTGTGCGCCTTGGTCACGGCGGGATTCACTCCCGCTCTGGCGGCATGGTCCATTGACCCCTGGGAAAACACGATGATCTGTGAGGAAGAAGAGAACCAGTATGAGCCGGTCATCGTCGGCGATGCGGCCGGCGGTTGCATCGTCGCCTGGGTGGATGAGCGCGGCGGATCCGGAAAGATATATGTACAACGTCTCGACCCCGCAGGAGCAAAGCTCTGGCCAGGAACTGGTATTCAGGCGAGCGAGAGCAACTGGTCCCAAAAACATGTTCGCATGGTGGAGGACGGCGCCGGCGGCGCCATCCTGGTCTGGCAGATGGAAACCGCTACAGATGACATTCAAGCTCAGCGAATCGCCGCTGACGGAAGCCGGCTTTGGGGCACGGCCGGGGTGCTCGTGGCCAATGAATGGTACAGTTTGGCCAATCCTGAAATCACGTCAGACACCTTTGGCGGCGCCGTCATAGTGTGGCAGGACGCCGATGCGAACAATTTGATTTACGCCCAGCGTTTTAACGAATCAGGGAGTATTCTCTGGAATTCATCAGCCGTCCAGGTCAGGAATGCGGCGGGATCTGCAACCGATCTGTGCATGACCGATATTGGCGGCGGGGGCGCCGTCATTGCCTGGACTGATACCCGCGATACCGACCCACGGATCTACGCGCAGTACGTTTCCTCCGCCGGAACCTGCATTTGGGCAGTGAATGGCATCAAGGCGACAACCAGTGTCACGGATCAGGAAGGTGTTGATATAACGACGCTGGGTACAACCGCGGTGCTCGCCTTCACCAATAACCCTGGTAGCAGCTCCCTATATATAAGTTGTCAACGACTCAGCCTCTCGGGCGCTCGAATTTGGGGATCCTCGGGCATCCGCGTCTCATACGAAGACGGACACCAGATCCTGCCGCAGGTGACTCCCGATGAAGATGGTGGAGTCCTTGTCGCCTGGACGGAGTTCACGGCAATTGATGATCGTATTCACGCGCAACGTCTCACCGCCGCCGGGGATCGACACTGGACCTCGAACGGTGCGCTCGTCAATGACTACGCCGGCGAGAAAGGCGGGCCTAGAGTCTGGGCTGATGGTGAAGGCGGATGCCTCTTATCGTGGGTCGACACTCGCCATTACCTTGGATCTATATACGCGCAGCGTCTCGATGCCAATGGAATGCGCCGATGGCATGAGGACGGAGTCCAAATGAGCGGAACCACACTTTACGAAGACCATCAATCACTCCGGGATGACCGCGGTGGCCTGATTGCCGTCTGGGGTGACGATCGCGAGGGCAGTGATAGTGTTAACATTTACGCGCAGCGTATGCATGCCACCGGCTACCTCGCCGATCCCCAACCAGTGATGACCGAGGTCTCCGATTTCCCCAACGACCAGGGAGGCCGGGCGCTTGTCACTTGGGATCGATGTTACTTGGACGCCTGGCCCTGGACGGCCGTTGAGTCGTATTCGGTTTGGGTCCGGGAAGCCGAAGTCAAGCGCCCCAAGATCCTGGACTATGAAAATTGTACAAACCTCAGCCGTCATCTGGGAATGTCGCCGGAGACTCTCGCCGAAATGGGTCGAGATGGGTGGACATTCGTCGATGATGTGCCGGCCGTGCTTGAGCCCGTGTATTCCTGCGCCGCTTTCACATTTGGTGATTCGACAAGCGCCGGAATCCCCATGGCTGAATACCGGGTTCTCGCTCACTCGGATAATCCGGCGATCTTTTGGGAGTCCGAACCCATGTTCGGGTATTCCGTCGACAATTTGGCGCCCGGCGCTCCGCTTGCGCTGAATGGGCTGTCTCAGGGCCAGGGCGAGGTCCTCCTCACCTGGAGCGCCAGCGGGCATCATGACGAAGATCTCTCCCACTATGTGGTTTACCGCGGTGCCGAACCCGACGTCCCGCAAGATCCAGATCATCAGGTTGGTACGACCGTTGAGCTGACTTTTATCGATCCGTCGGGTTCTGGCACCTGGTTCTACCAGGTCACGGCGATGGATGTGCACGAAAACGAGAGCGAGGGAAGCAACGAAATTCAGGTGGAGGTCACTTCATCCGATGCGCCGGAGGTAACGGGACTCCCTTTGAATCTCGCCCTTCATGTGAGAGGCCCCAATCCATTCGTGGAACAGACGACTCTGGCCTTTGACCTGCCCGAAGAATGTGAGGTTGATCTTTTGGTGTGCAGCGTCGATGGACGGCGTGTCGCCAGGTTGGTTCAGGGAGTGCACCCGGCCGGCCGCCATCGCGTCAGTTGGCGGGGCCGCGACGCCGATGGCCGTGATCTGCCTCCAGGCGTCTATTTCGCGCGGATGCGGGTTGGATCGTCCACATACCGTGTTCGCCTTGCGCACGTGCGTTAACCCGCTGCTCGAGGGGTAGTTATGATTTCATTCTGAGAGGAGCCCAGGAACCTTCGACAAATACCTCCCGGTGATGTTATCATAAAGGGTTGGCACGTATTACATGTCCATGATGGGCAGCGGCATCACCGTGGGAGCGCATGAAATGAGTTTCTTGAGTAAAATGTTTGGCAAAAAACCACCGAAGGAGGCGGCGCGTCTTGGCCGCAATGAGGCCTGCTGGTGCGGTAGCGGCAAAAAATACAAGCGCTGCCACTACGAAGCCGACCGTGTGTACTTCTCTGCCCAGAGCAAGGCCAATTGCGCGGGCCCAACCTGAAGCCGCTGAGCGAGGTGAGTTTCACCTTTACAAAAGCCTTGATCCCGACCCCACGCTGCATTTTTTGCTGTTGTTCCATCTAGCTGTTAGCCATGATGCTCCCGCCACCGCCCCGTCAGTTGTTCAGTGAGAGGAGAGCCCACCATGAACCAAAGCGGTATCATATCCGATAGGGTTGCAGGAATTGCGAAGTCGGCGATTCACGAGATGACGCACCTCGCGAGCGCTATCGACGATGTCTCCTTCCTTTCCTGGGCAAAACCGACCACCGACACGCCCGAACACATCAAGGCGGCCGCCATCGCCGCCATCCGCGACGGCCGAGCGGGCGGCTACTCCGTCACTTCCGGCTTACCCGAACTGCGCCGGGAGATCGTCGCGAAGCTCGCACGAGACAACCGGATTACCGCTGATATCTCGGAGATCATCGTGACCGTGGGCGCCATCGAGGGCTTGGCCGCCACGATCATGGCCGTCGTCGATCCCGGCGACGAGGTCATCCTGCCCACTCCCACCTACTCGACCCACATCCGGCAGGTTGTGATCGCTTCCGGCAAACCGATTCTTGTCCCCTGCATTGAGGAGCAGGGTTTCGCACTCGACATCGCCGCGATCCGCAAGTCCGTCACCCCCCGTACGAAGGCCATTCTCTACTGCTCCCCGAGCAATCCCACCGGTACCGTCTTCGGTGAAGATCAGCTCAGAGAGCTGGCCGCGGTGGCGCTGGAGCACAACCTCGCGGTGATCACCGACGAGGCGTATGAGTACTTCACTTTCGACGATCACAAGCACTTCAGCATCGCCTCGATTCCCGAACTGAAGCATAATGTGATCAGCTGTTTCACATTCACGAAAACCTATGCGATGACCGGCTGGAGAGTCGGATACCTGCACGCCGATGCGGCCACGATCAAACAGATTACCAAGGCTCACATCCCTTTTGCGATCTGTGCGCCGACCGTGTCGCAATACGCCGCACTGGCGGCCCTTCGGGGCCCGCAGGAGTGTGTGGCGACATTCGCCGGACATTACCTGGCCGCAAGGAACCGGATGTGCGAACGGCTGGACGACCTGAAATCGGTCTTCGACTATCAGAAACCAGCCGGCTCCTATCTCATGTTTCCGCGAATCCTCCATCCGGAGGGACGCGATTCCATGACCTTCTGCAAGAAATTGCTGCAAGAGGCCAAAGTCTCGACGACACCCGGAATCGCTTTCGGACCCACGGGCGAAAGCCATCTCAGAATGTCTTTTTGTGTACCGACGGAAACGATCGACCAAGCCTTCGATCGAATGGAAACCTACTTCGGGAAGTAAACTTTATGAAGGCGGAGACACAGAACATCGTCTTTGGTCCCGTGCCCTCCAGGCGGCTCGGACAGAGCCTGGGCATCAACAATATCCCGCCCAAAATCTGTACCTATAGCTGTCTTTATTGCCAGGTCGGCCGCACGACAAAGCTACAGACCAGCCGCCAAGCCTTCTGGAACCCCCATGAACTCGTCGAACGGGTCAGCCGAAAGTGTGCGGCCGCCAAGGGGAACGGCCTAACGCTAGACTTCCTGACCTTTGTTTCGGATGGCGAACCGACGCTCGATGCCAACCTGGGAAAGGAAATCGAACTCCTGCGATCTCTCGGGATCCGCATCGCGGTCATCACCAATGCGAGTTTGCTCATGCATCCCACCGTGCGCGCGGATCTCGCCCGGGCCGATTGGGTCTCTGTCAAGGTCGATTCGGTGGATGAAGCAACGTGGCGGCGAGTGAATCGCCCTCATGGAACACTGCATCTCGATGAAATCTTGGCGGGGATCGCGGCATTCGCGCTTTCGTTCCAAGGAGAGCTGGTAACAGAAACGATGCTTCTCCGAAATATCAACGATCATCCAGAAGCTATCGCCGCTGTTGCCGATTTTCTGGCACAAATAGGACCTGTTCGCAGCTACTTGTCGATTCCAACGCGGCCCCCTGCCGAGCGCGAAATTGCCCCCCCCATCGCAGAAAATCTCAACCGCGCCTATCAGATGCTGAGTGATAGGCTCGCGAACGTGGAGTACCTTATCGGCTACGAGGGCGACGCCTTCGCCTCCACGGGAAATGTAGAAGATGATCTCCTTAGCATCACGTCCGTGCATCCGATGCGGGAAGATGCCGTCGACGGATTTCTCTCCCAAGCGAAGTCCGACTGGTCCGCTGTCCGCATGTTGATCGATCAGGGCCGGATGGAAGAGGTCGAATACCGCGGCAAGCGTTTCTACGTGAGAAAAATCCCACGCGGGGAATGATGCCTCCGGCACAAACTGCGACTGTTCATCGCTGAATGCCCCTTCCCATGCCCAAGCGCCCATGCTCAATACTCCCATCTATTTGCCGGGTATTGCGTTAGGGGTTGTATTATCTTAATCTATTTTGTACAATGTTTCTGATCCGTGGAAGAACGTTTGTGCTTCTCTTCACTGAGGAGGTCCCTGATGCCGTTCCGCAGGCTGCATTCACTGATCCTCGCTACGAGTCTCCTTCTCGCCGCCGCACAGAGCAATCCGGCTCTCATTTGTTCTTCCGGCTTCGCCGACATGGGCGCCGGATTACCGGGTGTGTATCAATCCTCGGTGGCGTGGGGGGATTACGACAACGACGGCGACCTTGACATCCTGCTGACAGGATACACAGGCGCCGAGTGCATCGCACGCGTCTACCGCAACGACACGGGGACCTTTGCCGACATCGACGCCGGACTGACGGGAGTTTATGCGAGCTCCGTAGCGTGGGGGGATTACGACAACGACGGCGACCTCGACATCCTGCTGACAGGGGATACGGGGGCGGTGCGTATCGCACGCGTCTACCGCAACGATGCGGGAACCTTTGCCGACATCGACGCCGGACTGACGGGAGTCTATTCGAGCTCGGTGGCGTGGGGGGATTACGACAACGACGGCGACCTGGATATCCTCCTTGCGGGCGATATGGGATCGGAGTTCATCGCATGCGTCTACCGCAACGACGCGGGAACTTTTGCCGACGTATGCGCAGGGCTGACGGGAGTCAATGCGAGCTCGGCGGCGTGGGGCGATTACGACAATGACGGCGACCTGGATATCCTCCTCACGGGCGATACAGGTTTGGAGTTCATCTCTTGCGTGTACCGCAATGACGCGGGAACCTTTACCAACATAGACGCCGGGCTGGCGGGCGTAACGGTCGGCTCGGCGGCGTGGGGCGATTACGACAATGACGGCGATCTCGACATCCTGCTGACGGGTGACTCGGGATCGGAGATCATCTCGATCGTCTACGATAACGACGCGGGGGTTTTCACCGACATCGCCGCCGGGCTGGCAGGTGTCGCCGCCGGCTCGGTGGCCTGGGGAGACTACGATAATGATGGCGACCTCGACATCCTGCTGACGGGATACACAGGCGCCGCGTGCATCTCGAGCGTCTACGAAAACGGCGCGGGAACCTTCACCGACATCGGCGCTGGACTGACGGGCGTTGATTGGAGCTCAGCGGCCTGGGGCGACTACGATAATGATAGCGACCTCGACATCCTGCTGACAGGACACCCGAACTCGGCTAACATTTCATTATTGTATAAGAATAACGACGCTCCGGCAAATACGCCACCGGATGCACCCGACGGTCTTTCTGCCTCGATAGCAGGGAATCAGGTTATCCTGAGTTGGAACGCTTCCAGCGACGTCGAGACACCCTCCTCAGGTTTAACATATAACCTCTGGATGGGTTCGACTCCTTCGGCGCCTGACATCGTCTCCCCCATGTCCGACCTCACTAACGGCTATCGCAAGGTTGGTCGACTCGGCAACACCAACCACAATATATCCTGGATCATCACTCTTCCCGACCCACCCCCTGCAATCGCTTATTGGGGTGTACAAGCGATTGACACCGCCTTCGAGGGATCCGACTTTTCACCATCCGAATCCATCATTCTGGATGCGTCCGCCGTGCCGGAACCCGAGTTCGTGCCGATGGCGTCCGCCCTCGGAGACAACCATCCGAACCCCTTCCGGTCGGAGACAATGATTACTTTCGACCTGCCTTTGAAAGCAGAGGTGTCATTGGAGGTGTTTGATACGCAGGGCAGGCTGGTGAAGCAGATTGAAAACGGCTTCATGGAAGCAGGACACCATCACCGCCCCTGGTTGGGAGACAACGAGGAAGGCCGGAGAGTCCCAGCTGGAGTATACTTCTGCCGACTGCGCGCGGGCGCATTCGTTGAGTCAAGGAAGTTGATACTATCACAATAATTTCTACTGACCGGGCCGGGAAACAGCGCCATTGAATCAGATTTTCTGACAGCT
Encoded proteins:
- a CDS encoding CHAT domain-containing protein is translated as MIVNHQSAPIELKRLAGFLRGPLLLVILAAFLFYNPSAADTANPDSESAGAQILFQRHTAIMATIDSLRDASLPEQALALAATQVTTARAERDSSFLLQLMMRQGSIWSGFGQVRQAEGTLREALQLAEAQQDSAALCFVLRWLSVAVSGQGRGSEAYEMCQRLLSLAREQDSPMYEGWALVGLGWQTLSAGKAAEATELYRQAIHALRRENIADGLAWALNGMGIALGRLGAYDQALVHFRQAAAAAENIEIENSRRFVLGIVLNNLATLEFNFGDPSVAAGHFREAHELHISEGNQRAAMMPGLNAAMCLTQIGRRTEAIEAMESLAEICRREGYLDLLGSILNKLAPIYRLQGRNSDAAKVCRQSMSLGDALPTHTQAEAHIFLAQTLSMSDSCEAALAVLDKGAHLLESAPDAQFNLRLRSERGCVLRRSGRNRAALPYLLSVAGEEGKQGLSRLRLEALVTAALAYQALGKPDSALVLLEQAAADWESDRGVPLDPKWREQRGAWSRMLYTDLADLLLDDGSGLPKIEQARRAFDRLQCFKARTLMERVHGPGSPQMIPPANAPMEITTLDLLQTEGLRPGELLLDPFLGPDSSILFAVTCGECRAVRLPSEEILAPKLHLYRCMIEDPPSSANLIDLQLLNDVGKTLGQQLFGEVADLLDACDRIMIAPDGILNLLPLAELLPASQKGVPAPARLKEVVRVPSASYLVWLRRKSAAPEIDRETRILAIAAARGKDGQALPGAIDEVHQLAKSFHNVEAMIVKADSCPDLLTERLADYDLLHLAAHTDVDDNSPWRSAIQLSPGAEEGFLYADRITTLPLQARLVVLSSCSSAGGPILSGEGVLGLCTAFLSAGVPAVVATLWDVDDKSTAQFVGRFYRHLASDDNAAAALAAAQEEMQANPRTRHPYFWAGFILTGDGDIRVNLTRRVHPLGYLLGALALIMIFMILAFRMCLTK
- a CDS encoding sigma-70 family RNA polymerase sigma factor, giving the protein MKSIDQLSDDALVELAQRGAEDPEARRAAAVLFGRYSGRVYIWAFRYVKDHDRAKDLAQDVLLNAWRRLPTYEPRSRFFAWLFTITRNRCLNALRKQPLLRDEVIEVDNLAGDQPDPGEKYSEKINEEEIYSLLRQTLDPQEQDAIYLRCFERMPVDEISNFLGIKGSAGARSVLQRARRKLREAIDERRQRERRSHGFDGPLK
- a CDS encoding SEC-C domain-containing protein, which codes for MMGSGITVGAHEMSFLSKMFGKKPPKEAARLGRNEACWCGSGKKYKRCHYEADRVYFSAQSKANCAGPT
- a CDS encoding aminotransferase class I/II-fold pyridoxal phosphate-dependent enzyme, with product MNQSGIISDRVAGIAKSAIHEMTHLASAIDDVSFLSWAKPTTDTPEHIKAAAIAAIRDGRAGGYSVTSGLPELRREIVAKLARDNRITADISEIIVTVGAIEGLAATIMAVVDPGDEVILPTPTYSTHIRQVVIASGKPILVPCIEEQGFALDIAAIRKSVTPRTKAILYCSPSNPTGTVFGEDQLRELAAVALEHNLAVITDEAYEYFTFDDHKHFSIASIPELKHNVISCFTFTKTYAMTGWRVGYLHADAATIKQITKAHIPFAICAPTVSQYAALAALRGPQECVATFAGHYLAARNRMCERLDDLKSVFDYQKPAGSYLMFPRILHPEGRDSMTFCKKLLQEAKVSTTPGIAFGPTGESHLRMSFCVPTETIDQAFDRMETYFGK
- a CDS encoding radical SAM protein; translation: MKAETQNIVFGPVPSRRLGQSLGINNIPPKICTYSCLYCQVGRTTKLQTSRQAFWNPHELVERVSRKCAAAKGNGLTLDFLTFVSDGEPTLDANLGKEIELLRSLGIRIAVITNASLLMHPTVRADLARADWVSVKVDSVDEATWRRVNRPHGTLHLDEILAGIAAFALSFQGELVTETMLLRNINDHPEAIAAVADFLAQIGPVRSYLSIPTRPPAEREIAPPIAENLNRAYQMLSDRLANVEYLIGYEGDAFASTGNVEDDLLSITSVHPMREDAVDGFLSQAKSDWSAVRMLIDQGRMEEVEYRGKRFYVRKIPRGE
- a CDS encoding T9SS type A sorting domain-containing protein yields the protein MPFRRLHSLILATSLLLAAAQSNPALICSSGFADMGAGLPGVYQSSVAWGDYDNDGDLDILLTGYTGAECIARVYRNDTGTFADIDAGLTGVYASSVAWGDYDNDGDLDILLTGDTGAVRIARVYRNDAGTFADIDAGLTGVYSSSVAWGDYDNDGDLDILLAGDMGSEFIACVYRNDAGTFADVCAGLTGVNASSAAWGDYDNDGDLDILLTGDTGLEFISCVYRNDAGTFTNIDAGLAGVTVGSAAWGDYDNDGDLDILLTGDSGSEIISIVYDNDAGVFTDIAAGLAGVAAGSVAWGDYDNDGDLDILLTGYTGAACISSVYENGAGTFTDIGAGLTGVDWSSAAWGDYDNDSDLDILLTGHPNSANISLLYKNNDAPANTPPDAPDGLSASIAGNQVILSWNASSDVETPSSGLTYNLWMGSTPSAPDIVSPMSDLTNGYRKVGRLGNTNHNISWIITLPDPPPAIAYWGVQAIDTAFEGSDFSPSESIILDASAVPEPEFVPMASALGDNHPNPFRSETMITFDLPLKAEVSLEVFDTQGRLVKQIENGFMEAGHHHRPWLGDNEEGRRVPAGVYFCRLRAGAFVESRKLILSQ